In Paroedura picta isolate Pp20150507F chromosome 6, Ppicta_v3.0, whole genome shotgun sequence, one genomic interval encodes:
- the CD2 gene encoding T-cell surface antigen CD2 isoform X1, with amino-acid sequence MNVGNVLLIKFLLTVSFCLKAGAVACQDVVYGVLNHSVNLCISISQVTPHKIEWKIGTRQVAGLKGKHKFKSDPERYSIFSNGTLKIDKLNRSDAADYSVQIYNDEGFLEPNNKTITLHVMDPLPPLKLTYDCSKNILSCEVKYTEKPMPSFKLFQEKEEQKKHPEPKYVHTVWQVTQRLKNKFGKVSCEASVSTSLQKAEIQFHCPGEMDIFLIMYIGGGIVIFVVFVALLIYCIRKKKAERRAQEAEERELRLTNDALKYRKLPQPPVPAASSQPHPPQRQPPPCSVVQQKPGPPLPRPRPQQKPPRRMKNTP; translated from the exons cagGTGCTGTTGCTTGCCAGGACGTGGTTTATGGTGTTCTTAATCATTCGGTTAATCTATGCATTTCCATTTCACAAGTCACACCACATAAAATAGAATGGAAAATTGGTACAAGACAAGTTGCGGGGTTGAAAGGAAAACACAAATTTAAGAGTGACCCTGAAAGGTACAGCATATTTTCCAATGGAACCCTGAAAATAGACAAATTGAACAGAAGTGATGCTGCAGATTACTCAGTGCAGATCTACAATGATGAAGGGTTTCTGGAACCAAATAACAAGACAATCACTTTGCATGTTATGG atCCATTACCACCCCTGAAGCTCACTTATGACTGTTCCAAGAACATTCTGAGTTGTGAGGTGAAATACACTGAGAAGCCCATGCCTAGCTTTAAATTGTTTCAGGAGAAGGAAGAACAGAAGAAGCATCCAGAACCAAAATATGTCCACACAGTGTGGCAAGTCACACAGCGACTAAAAAACAAATTTGGGAAAGTCAGCTGTGAGGCTTCCGTCAGCACCAGCCTGCAAAAAGCCGAGATCCAATTCCACTGCCCAG GTGAAATGGACATTTTTCTTATCATGTACATTGGAGGAGGTATAGTTATTTTTGTCGTTTTTGTGGCCCTTCTGATATATTGTATcagaaagaagaaagcagaacGGAGGGCACAGGAAG CTGAAGAAAGAGAATTGAGGCTTACAAATGATGCACTGAAATACCGGAAACTTCCCCAGCCTCCAGTTCCTGCTGCCTCGAGCCAGCCACATCCACCACAAAGGCAACCACCCCCCTGTTCTGTGGTGCAGCAAAAGCCGGGGCCCCCTCTGCCCAGGCCTCGTCCCCAACAGAAGCCCCCGCGACGCATGAAAAACACACCGTAA
- the CD2 gene encoding T-cell surface antigen CD2 isoform X2: MNVGNVLLIKFLLTVSFCLKGAVACQDVVYGVLNHSVNLCISISQVTPHKIEWKIGTRQVAGLKGKHKFKSDPERYSIFSNGTLKIDKLNRSDAADYSVQIYNDEGFLEPNNKTITLHVMDPLPPLKLTYDCSKNILSCEVKYTEKPMPSFKLFQEKEEQKKHPEPKYVHTVWQVTQRLKNKFGKVSCEASVSTSLQKAEIQFHCPGEMDIFLIMYIGGGIVIFVVFVALLIYCIRKKKAERRAQEAEERELRLTNDALKYRKLPQPPVPAASSQPHPPQRQPPPCSVVQQKPGPPLPRPRPQQKPPRRMKNTP, from the exons GTGCTGTTGCTTGCCAGGACGTGGTTTATGGTGTTCTTAATCATTCGGTTAATCTATGCATTTCCATTTCACAAGTCACACCACATAAAATAGAATGGAAAATTGGTACAAGACAAGTTGCGGGGTTGAAAGGAAAACACAAATTTAAGAGTGACCCTGAAAGGTACAGCATATTTTCCAATGGAACCCTGAAAATAGACAAATTGAACAGAAGTGATGCTGCAGATTACTCAGTGCAGATCTACAATGATGAAGGGTTTCTGGAACCAAATAACAAGACAATCACTTTGCATGTTATGG atCCATTACCACCCCTGAAGCTCACTTATGACTGTTCCAAGAACATTCTGAGTTGTGAGGTGAAATACACTGAGAAGCCCATGCCTAGCTTTAAATTGTTTCAGGAGAAGGAAGAACAGAAGAAGCATCCAGAACCAAAATATGTCCACACAGTGTGGCAAGTCACACAGCGACTAAAAAACAAATTTGGGAAAGTCAGCTGTGAGGCTTCCGTCAGCACCAGCCTGCAAAAAGCCGAGATCCAATTCCACTGCCCAG GTGAAATGGACATTTTTCTTATCATGTACATTGGAGGAGGTATAGTTATTTTTGTCGTTTTTGTGGCCCTTCTGATATATTGTATcagaaagaagaaagcagaacGGAGGGCACAGGAAG CTGAAGAAAGAGAATTGAGGCTTACAAATGATGCACTGAAATACCGGAAACTTCCCCAGCCTCCAGTTCCTGCTGCCTCGAGCCAGCCACATCCACCACAAAGGCAACCACCCCCCTGTTCTGTGGTGCAGCAAAAGCCGGGGCCCCCTCTGCCCAGGCCTCGTCCCCAACAGAAGCCCCCGCGACGCATGAAAAACACACCGTAA